The Acidimicrobiales bacterium genome has a window encoding:
- a CDS encoding acyl-CoA synthetase — MGWNLANLFESVVDVIPDRTALVVPNAVGGPVQRTYAELDERANRLAHALGDRGIGAGDKVGIYAFNSPEWVEAQWACWKLRAVPINVNYRYVENELGYLFDNADLAALVHGAEFSPRIAAVRASCPLLKVCLAFDDGSGTDISVCDAVDYEQALAAASPERGFDERTGDELYMLYTGGTTGMPKGVMWRQEDFFKATIGPVMTTMTPPLVEESEVPERALERTPSVSFPVAPLMHGAAQWTSIVAALGGDTLALSGAHHFDPVEVWRIAAETGTVTMSLVGDAQARPLADALETLPDDIDLSSLFLVSSGGAILSPSVKQHLSTLLPNIIIFDAIGASETGFQGTGSSSDAQGRPQFMFGDHTLVIDDEGNPTTPGDGQVGRLVRRGHIPLGYYKDEVKTAETFPTINGERWVVPGDMAVAEADGSITLLGRGSVSINSGGEKIFPEEVELVLKGHPDVFDAVVVGVPDERWGERVAAVIAPRGDARPTVEELRDHAKAMLASYKLPREVHFVDEMVRSPSGKADYRWAKGVARDDESSS, encoded by the coding sequence ATGGGCTGGAATCTGGCGAACCTGTTCGAGTCGGTGGTCGACGTCATCCCCGACCGGACCGCCCTCGTCGTACCCAACGCCGTCGGCGGACCGGTGCAGCGCACCTACGCCGAGCTCGACGAGCGGGCCAACCGCCTCGCCCATGCCCTCGGCGACCGGGGGATCGGAGCCGGGGACAAGGTGGGGATCTACGCCTTCAACTCCCCGGAGTGGGTCGAGGCGCAGTGGGCGTGCTGGAAGCTGCGGGCGGTCCCGATCAACGTCAACTACCGCTACGTGGAGAACGAGCTCGGCTACCTGTTCGACAACGCCGACCTCGCCGCCCTCGTCCACGGCGCCGAGTTCTCGCCCCGCATCGCCGCCGTGCGCGCCAGCTGTCCGCTGTTGAAGGTGTGCCTCGCCTTCGACGACGGCTCCGGAACTGACATCTCGGTGTGCGACGCCGTCGACTACGAGCAGGCCCTCGCCGCAGCCTCCCCGGAGCGGGGGTTCGACGAGCGCACCGGCGACGAGCTCTACATGCTCTACACCGGCGGCACGACCGGCATGCCCAAGGGCGTGATGTGGCGGCAGGAGGACTTCTTCAAGGCCACCATCGGCCCGGTGATGACCACGATGACCCCCCCGCTCGTCGAGGAGTCGGAGGTCCCCGAGCGGGCCCTCGAACGGACGCCGTCGGTGTCGTTCCCGGTGGCCCCGCTCATGCACGGCGCCGCGCAGTGGACGAGCATCGTGGCCGCGCTCGGCGGCGACACCCTCGCCCTCAGCGGGGCTCACCACTTCGACCCCGTGGAGGTGTGGCGCATCGCCGCCGAGACCGGCACGGTCACGATGTCCCTGGTCGGCGACGCCCAGGCCCGACCCCTCGCCGACGCCCTCGAGACGCTCCCCGACGACATCGACCTGTCGTCGCTGTTCCTGGTGAGCTCGGGCGGGGCGATCCTGTCGCCGTCGGTCAAGCAGCACCTCTCGACGCTGTTGCCGAACATCATCATCTTCGACGCCATCGGCGCGTCCGAGACGGGTTTCCAGGGCACCGGCAGCAGCTCGGACGCCCAGGGCCGCCCCCAGTTCATGTTCGGCGACCACACCCTGGTCATCGACGACGAGGGCAACCCCACCACCCCGGGTGACGGCCAGGTGGGCCGGCTCGTGCGCCGCGGCCACATCCCTCTCGGGTACTACAAGGACGAGGTCAAGACCGCCGAGACGTTCCCGACCATCAACGGCGAGCGCTGGGTCGTCCCCGGCGACATGGCGGTGGCCGAAGCCGACGGCTCCATCACCCTGCTCGGGCGGGGTTCGGTGTCGATCAACTCCGGCGGGGAGAAGATCTTCCCCGAGGAGGTCGAGCTGGTGCTCAAGGGCCACCCCGACGTGTTCGACGCGGTGGTGGTGGGCGTCCCCGACGAGCGCTGGGGCGAACGGGTCGCCGCGGTGATCGCCCCTCGAGGCGACGCCCGACCCACCGTCGAGGAGCTCCGTGACCACGCGAAGGCGATGCTGGCCAGCTACAAGTTGCCCCGGGAGGTGCACTTCGTCGACGAGATGGTGCGCTCACCCTCGGGCAAGGCCGACTACCGCTGGGCCAAGGGCGTGGCCCGGGACGACGAGTCGTCGTCCTGA